A region from the Variovorax paradoxus genome encodes:
- a CDS encoding MOSC domain-containing protein, whose product MPQPAFDLEATIARLFVYPVKSCAGVELPEMLLTETGLEFDRAWMVVDAQGEFVTQRQLPRMALIRPQMKHMEVVLRAPGMLALHLAFDRVEKPVRVRVWKDEVAAYDMGDIAAQWFSDFLSEPGKPQALRLVRFDPEHKRLSSLQWTDGVEATNQFADGYPLLVASEGSLAELNERLAAAGHDAVGIERFRPNIVLAGIESHDEDRVDALHVATGEGEAELKPVKPCTRCPIPDIDPATATSSPEVGDMLRTYRADPRVDGRITFGMNCIVLQGVEHMLKVGQAVGANYRFE is encoded by the coding sequence GTGCCACAGCCCGCTTTCGACCTTGAAGCCACCATTGCGCGCCTGTTCGTCTACCCCGTCAAATCGTGCGCGGGGGTCGAGCTCCCCGAGATGCTGCTGACCGAGACCGGCCTGGAGTTCGACCGCGCCTGGATGGTGGTCGACGCGCAGGGCGAGTTCGTGACCCAGCGGCAATTGCCGCGCATGGCGCTGATCCGGCCGCAGATGAAGCACATGGAAGTGGTGCTGCGCGCGCCGGGCATGCTGGCCCTGCACCTGGCGTTCGACCGGGTCGAGAAGCCGGTGCGCGTGCGCGTCTGGAAGGACGAGGTGGCCGCCTACGACATGGGCGACATCGCCGCCCAGTGGTTCAGCGACTTTCTCTCCGAGCCGGGCAAGCCGCAGGCGCTGCGGCTGGTGCGCTTCGACCCCGAGCACAAGCGCCTGTCGAGCCTGCAGTGGACCGACGGCGTCGAGGCGACGAACCAGTTCGCCGACGGCTATCCGCTGCTGGTGGCCAGCGAGGGCTCGCTAGCCGAACTCAACGAGCGGCTGGCCGCTGCCGGCCATGATGCGGTCGGCATCGAGCGCTTCCGGCCGAACATCGTGCTGGCTGGCATCGAGTCGCACGACGAAGATCGGGTCGACGCGCTGCACGTCGCCACCGGCGAAGGCGAGGCCGAGCTCAAGCCCGTCAAGCCCTGCACCCGCTGCCCGATTCCCGACATCGACCCGGCCACCGCCACGAGCAGCCCCGAGGTCGGCGACATGCTGCGCACCTACCGCGCCGATCCGCGCGTCGACGGGCGCATCACCTTCGGCATGAACTGCATCGTGCTGCAGGGCGTGGAGCACATGCTCAAAGTGGGGCAGGCCGTGGGTGCGAACTACCGCTTCGAATAG
- the rbsD gene encoding D-ribose pyranase, whose translation MKRTALLHAELSQVIAALGHGDMLVIGDAGLPIPDGPRRIDLALTPGIPRVADVLKVVLSEMQVERALIAREAIGQLPAGQLPAWCEGQLAALPETVSHEELKRLSARAKAVIRTGECTPYANIVLYAGVTF comes from the coding sequence GTGAAACGTACCGCCCTGCTGCATGCCGAACTCTCGCAAGTGATTGCCGCGCTCGGCCACGGCGACATGCTGGTGATCGGCGATGCCGGCCTGCCGATTCCGGACGGCCCCCGGCGCATCGACTTGGCGCTCACGCCGGGGATTCCGCGGGTCGCGGACGTGCTCAAGGTCGTGCTTTCGGAGATGCAGGTGGAGCGCGCGCTGATCGCGCGCGAAGCCATCGGGCAGCTGCCGGCGGGACAGCTGCCGGCATGGTGCGAAGGCCAGCTGGCCGCCCTGCCGGAGACGGTGTCGCACGAGGAACTCAAGCGCCTGAGCGCGCGCGCCAAGGCGGTGATCCGCACGGGCGAATGCACGCCCTACGCCAACATCGTCCTGTACGCCGGCGTGACCTTCTAG
- the rbsK gene encoding ribokinase: MSSKPSSSSAAPPPRIVVLGSLNMDIVLRVPHAPAAGETLLGHSIAHIPGGKGANQAVSCAREGGRVAMIGCVGDDAHGQALRDALMRDGIDTAALRTSRSEPTGTALILVEDGGQNRIVMIPGANAKAEIDAAALRQQLQGAAFLVTQFEIPMDQVVRAISVAHEAGCKVLLNPSPVQPIAVPLWPRIDTLVVNEIEAQALCGQAADSPQEAALAGQALRAKGVARVVVTLGARGAVAIDADGARHHPAPTVQAVDTTAAGDTFLGALAVALGEGQSFDEAVRLGIRAAALCIQQPGAQPSIPQRDAVLQSPLTPDWIAL, encoded by the coding sequence GTGAGTTCGAAGCCTTCTTCTTCCAGCGCCGCCCCGCCGCCGCGCATCGTGGTGCTCGGCAGCCTCAACATGGACATCGTGCTGCGCGTGCCGCATGCGCCGGCCGCGGGCGAAACACTGCTGGGCCATTCGATCGCCCACATCCCGGGCGGCAAGGGCGCCAACCAGGCCGTGAGCTGCGCGCGCGAAGGCGGCCGCGTGGCCATGATCGGCTGCGTCGGCGACGACGCGCACGGCCAGGCGCTGCGCGACGCGCTCATGCGCGACGGCATCGACACCGCCGCGCTGCGCACCAGCCGCAGCGAGCCCACGGGCACCGCGCTGATCCTGGTGGAAGACGGCGGCCAGAACCGCATCGTGATGATCCCCGGCGCCAACGCAAAGGCCGAGATCGACGCGGCGGCGCTGCGGCAGCAGCTGCAGGGCGCCGCCTTCCTGGTGACGCAGTTCGAGATACCTATGGACCAGGTCGTGCGCGCCATTTCGGTGGCGCACGAGGCTGGCTGCAAGGTGCTGCTCAACCCATCGCCGGTGCAGCCGATTGCCGTGCCGCTGTGGCCGCGCATCGACACGCTGGTGGTCAACGAGATCGAAGCGCAGGCGCTGTGCGGCCAGGCCGCCGACAGCCCGCAGGAAGCCGCGCTGGCTGGCCAGGCCCTGCGCGCCAAGGGCGTCGCGCGCGTGGTCGTCACGCTCGGCGCACGCGGGGCCGTGGCCATCGATGCCGACGGCGCGCGCCACCATCCCGCGCCCACCGTGCAGGCGGTCGACACCACGGCCGCAGGCGACACCTTCCTGGGTGCGCTGGCCGTGGCGCTGGGCGAAGGCCAGTCCTTCGACGAAGCCGTGCGCCTGGGCATCCGCGCCGCCGCGCTGTGCATTCAGCAGCCCGGCGCCCAGCCTTCCATTCCGCAGCGCGATGCCGTGCTGCAAAGCCCCTTGACTCCCGACTGGATCGCGCTGTGA
- a CDS encoding LacI family DNA-binding transcriptional regulator, with the protein MATIKDVALRAGVSVTTVSHVVNDTRHVSAKGRERVEEAIRELGYVPNAMARSLKSNTTSTLGMLIPNSSNPYFAEIVRIVEDRCFGAGYTLVLCNTDDEPRRQSVYLQVLAERRIDGLIVVSTGAGDDDSLVTQLHGLRIPTVLVDREIADPACDLVETAHMQGGLLAVRHLLSLGHKRIACIGGPVGVMPSEQRIEGWRMALAESGATPDIANADALLWRGGFTSQGGYEAMHAILRTEEVPSAVFVCNDLMAIGALRAAHESGVHVPDELSIVGFDDIELSAYTSPPLTTVAQPKERIGALAVDMLLERVGGKRRDARKVVLQPELRVRASTARHASFREAAAPSSSSSAPSSEAPSMQNRKSRAP; encoded by the coding sequence ATGGCCACCATCAAGGACGTCGCGCTGCGCGCGGGGGTTTCGGTCACCACCGTGTCGCACGTGGTCAACGACACGCGCCATGTGAGCGCCAAGGGGCGCGAGCGCGTGGAAGAGGCCATCCGCGAACTGGGCTACGTGCCCAACGCCATGGCGCGCAGCCTCAAGAGCAACACCACGTCGACGCTCGGCATGCTGATTCCGAACAGCTCGAACCCGTACTTTGCCGAGATCGTGCGCATCGTGGAAGACCGCTGCTTCGGCGCCGGCTACACGCTGGTGCTGTGCAACACCGACGACGAGCCGCGCCGCCAGAGCGTCTACCTGCAGGTGCTGGCCGAGCGCCGCATCGACGGCCTGATCGTGGTGTCGACCGGCGCGGGCGACGACGATTCGCTCGTCACGCAGCTGCACGGCCTGCGCATTCCCACGGTGCTGGTCGACCGCGAGATTGCCGACCCGGCCTGCGACCTGGTGGAAACCGCCCACATGCAGGGCGGCCTGCTCGCGGTGCGGCACCTGCTGTCGCTCGGCCACAAGCGCATTGCCTGCATCGGCGGGCCGGTGGGCGTGATGCCGAGCGAGCAGCGCATCGAGGGCTGGCGCATGGCGCTGGCCGAGAGCGGCGCCACACCCGATATCGCGAATGCGGACGCGCTGCTGTGGCGCGGCGGCTTCACGAGCCAGGGCGGCTACGAGGCGATGCACGCGATCCTGCGGACCGAAGAGGTGCCCTCGGCCGTCTTCGTCTGCAACGACCTGATGGCCATCGGCGCCCTGCGCGCCGCGCATGAAAGCGGCGTGCACGTGCCCGACGAGCTCTCGATCGTCGGCTTCGACGACATCGAACTCTCGGCCTACACCAGCCCGCCGCTCACCACCGTGGCGCAGCCCAAGGAGCGCATCGGTGCGCTGGCGGTCGACATGCTGCTGGAGCGCGTGGGCGGCAAGCGGCGCGATGCGCGCAAGGTGGTGCTGCAGCCGGAGCTGCGCGTGCGCGCCTCGACCGCGCGGCATGCGAGCTTCCGCGAGGCGGCCGCTCCGTCTTCTTCCTCTTCCGCGCCTTCGTCCGAAGCGCCATCGATGCAAAACCGAAAGTCCCGCGCCCCGTGA
- a CDS encoding ABC transporter permease, translating into MTAAAATSAPPPALKGQLGTYLGLTVVLVGMVALFGTLSEYFLTRETFISIANEIPALAVMAVGMTFVLIIAGIDLSVGSVLALSAAVTAAAILQWKLSVPVAAALGLATGLVCGSVTGAVSVAWRLPSFIVSLGMLEAVRGGAYLVTDSRTQYVGDAISGLAAPWIGGISAAFVLAVLLVAAGQLVLTRTVFGRHVVGIGTNEEAMRLAGIDPRPIRIIVFAATGLLAGLAGLMQSARLEAADPNAGVGIELQVIAAVVIGGTSLMGGRGSVVNTFFGVLIIAVLEAGLAQVGASEPSKRIITGAVIVVAVIIDTLRQRRADRRLA; encoded by the coding sequence ATGACCGCAGCCGCTGCCACCTCCGCCCCGCCCCCCGCCCTGAAGGGCCAGCTGGGCACCTACCTGGGCCTGACGGTCGTGCTCGTGGGCATGGTCGCGCTCTTCGGCACGCTGAGCGAATATTTCCTGACGCGCGAAACCTTCATCTCCATTGCCAACGAAATTCCCGCGCTGGCGGTGATGGCGGTCGGCATGACCTTCGTGCTGATCATCGCGGGCATCGATCTTTCGGTGGGCTCGGTGCTCGCGTTGAGCGCGGCGGTGACGGCCGCCGCCATCCTCCAGTGGAAGCTCTCGGTGCCGGTGGCCGCCGCACTCGGCCTTGCCACCGGGCTGGTGTGCGGCAGCGTGACGGGCGCGGTGTCGGTCGCATGGCGCCTGCCGAGCTTCATCGTCTCGCTGGGCATGCTGGAAGCGGTGCGCGGCGGCGCCTACCTGGTGACCGATTCGCGCACGCAGTATGTGGGCGACGCCATCTCGGGCCTGGCCGCGCCGTGGATCGGCGGCATCTCCGCGGCCTTCGTGCTCGCGGTGCTGCTGGTGGCCGCCGGCCAGCTGGTGCTCACGCGCACCGTGTTCGGCCGGCACGTGGTGGGCATCGGCACCAACGAAGAAGCGATGCGGCTCGCGGGCATCGATCCGCGGCCGATCCGCATCATCGTGTTTGCCGCCACCGGCCTCTTGGCCGGGCTCGCGGGACTGATGCAGTCGGCCCGGCTCGAAGCGGCCGACCCCAACGCCGGCGTCGGCATCGAACTGCAGGTGATTGCGGCCGTGGTGATCGGCGGCACCAGCCTCATGGGCGGGCGCGGCTCGGTGGTCAACACTTTCTTCGGCGTGCTGATCATCGCGGTGCTCGAGGCCGGGCTCGCGCAGGTGGGCGCCAGCGAGCCGAGCAAACGCATCATCACCGGCGCGGTCATCGTGGTTGCGGTGATCATCGACACCTTGCGCCAGCGCCGGGCCGACCGCCGCCTGGCCTGA
- a CDS encoding sugar ABC transporter ATP-binding protein gives MNAGLAVPVLSLSALGKDYAAPVLDDVSLVLNAGEVLALTGENGAGKSTLSKIVCGLVQPTRGRMLLDGAAFQPASRRDAERLGVRMVMQELGLVTTLSVAENLLLDRLPSRTGWIRRGKLHELAARQLAKIGMEHIDPATPVARLGIGQQQMVEIARNLQDDTRVLVLDEPTAMLTPRETSHLFEQIDLLKARGVAIVYVSHRLEELQRIADRVAVLRDGRLVDMRAMAGVRESELVQRMVGRAVHEHEGRERRMAGPVLLSARGIGRAEAVKDVDIDLHAGEVMGLAGLVGSGRTELVRLLFGADRADRGEILLYDGVAATQPVLRARKGWRSPMQAIRAGIGLVTEDRKSQGLLLTQPIRVNATLSDLGAISQAGWLQRAKERGIARRLVELLRIRSRSIEQPVATLSGGNQQKVVFARWLHRECKVLLLDEPTRGVDVGARADLYTELDRMTDAGKALLMVSSDLRELMAMCDRIGVMSAGRLVAVFERGQWSEQSLLAAAFSDAAGRAATPTAGSAISDSNPGQQATADTP, from the coding sequence ATGAATGCCGGCCTTGCCGTTCCCGTGCTCTCGCTGAGCGCGCTCGGCAAGGACTACGCGGCGCCGGTGCTCGACGACGTCTCGCTGGTGCTGAACGCCGGCGAAGTGCTCGCGCTCACGGGCGAGAACGGCGCCGGCAAGAGCACGCTGTCGAAGATCGTCTGCGGCCTGGTGCAGCCGACACGCGGCCGGATGCTGCTCGACGGCGCCGCGTTCCAGCCCGCCTCGCGCCGCGACGCCGAACGGCTGGGCGTGCGCATGGTCATGCAGGAGCTGGGCCTGGTCACCACGCTGTCGGTGGCCGAGAACCTGCTGCTCGACCGGCTGCCCAGCCGGACCGGCTGGATCCGCCGCGGCAAGCTGCACGAGCTGGCCGCGCGCCAGCTCGCGAAGATCGGCATGGAACACATCGACCCGGCCACGCCCGTGGCGCGCCTGGGCATCGGCCAGCAGCAGATGGTCGAGATTGCGCGCAACCTGCAGGACGACACGCGCGTGCTGGTGCTCGACGAGCCCACCGCCATGCTGACGCCGCGCGAGACTTCGCATCTGTTCGAGCAGATCGACCTGCTGAAGGCGCGCGGGGTGGCCATCGTCTACGTGTCGCACCGGCTCGAAGAGCTGCAGCGCATTGCCGACCGCGTGGCGGTGCTGCGCGACGGGCGGCTGGTGGACATGCGCGCCATGGCCGGCGTGCGCGAATCCGAACTGGTGCAGCGCATGGTGGGCCGCGCGGTGCACGAGCATGAAGGGCGCGAGCGCCGCATGGCGGGGCCGGTGCTGCTGAGCGCGCGCGGTATCGGCCGGGCAGAGGCCGTGAAGGACGTCGACATCGACCTGCACGCGGGCGAAGTCATGGGCCTGGCGGGCCTGGTCGGCTCGGGCCGGACCGAACTCGTGCGCCTGCTGTTCGGTGCCGACCGCGCCGACCGCGGCGAAATTCTTCTGTATGACGGCGTTGCCGCCACGCAGCCGGTGCTGCGCGCCCGCAAGGGCTGGCGCTCGCCGATGCAGGCCATCCGCGCGGGCATCGGCCTGGTGACCGAGGACCGCAAGTCGCAAGGGCTGCTGCTCACGCAGCCGATCCGCGTCAATGCGACGCTGAGCGATCTGGGCGCCATTTCGCAGGCCGGCTGGCTGCAGCGCGCCAAGGAGCGCGGCATTGCCAGGCGGCTGGTGGAGCTGCTGCGCATCCGCTCGCGCAGCATCGAGCAGCCCGTTGCCACCCTGAGCGGCGGCAACCAGCAGAAGGTGGTGTTCGCGCGCTGGCTGCACCGCGAATGCAAGGTGCTGCTGCTCGACGAGCCCACGCGCGGCGTGGACGTTGGCGCGCGCGCCGACCTGTACACCGAGCTCGACCGCATGACCGATGCCGGCAAGGCCCTGCTGATGGTGTCGAGCGACCTGCGCGAACTCATGGCCATGTGCGACCGCATCGGCGTGATGAGCGCCGGCCGGCTGGTCGCGGTGTTCGAGCGCGGCCAGTGGAGCGAACAATCGCTGCTGGCCGCCGCGTTCAGCGATGCGGCAGGCCGCGCCGCTACCCCCACGGCGGGATCCGCCATTTCCGATTCGAATCCGGGCCAACAGGCCACCGCCGACACACCATGA
- a CDS encoding sugar ABC transporter substrate-binding protein codes for MKFTRRTLQSAAALALLGTLAASPALAQDKPKVALVMKSLANEFFRTMEDGAKAHQKAHAAQYTLVANGIKDETDTAAQIKMVEQMMAQKINALVIAPADSKALVPVVKAAIDRGILVVNIDNQFDAAALKEKGIPVPFVGPDNRAGAKLVGDELAKSLKPGDKVGIIEGVSTTFNAQQRTLGYQDAMKAAGVTVVGVQSGQWEIDKGNTVAAGMMREHPDLKALLAGNDSMALGAVAAVKAAGKTGKVLVVGYDNIGAIKPMLADGRVLATADQFAAKQAVFGIETALKALAEKKPQSSMPAEVKTDVVLVTKSSAK; via the coding sequence ATGAAGTTCACCCGCCGTACGCTGCAAAGCGCAGCCGCCCTGGCGCTGCTGGGCACCCTCGCCGCCTCGCCCGCCCTCGCGCAGGACAAGCCCAAGGTCGCGCTGGTCATGAAGTCGCTCGCCAACGAATTCTTCCGCACCATGGAAGACGGCGCCAAGGCGCACCAGAAGGCGCATGCCGCGCAGTACACGCTGGTGGCCAACGGCATCAAGGACGAGACCGACACGGCCGCCCAGATCAAGATGGTCGAACAGATGATGGCGCAGAAGATCAATGCGCTGGTCATCGCGCCGGCCGATTCGAAGGCGCTGGTGCCGGTGGTCAAGGCGGCCATCGACCGCGGCATCCTGGTGGTCAACATCGACAACCAGTTCGACGCCGCCGCGCTCAAGGAAAAGGGCATCCCCGTGCCCTTCGTCGGCCCAGACAACCGCGCCGGCGCCAAGCTGGTCGGCGACGAGCTCGCCAAGAGCCTGAAGCCCGGCGACAAGGTCGGCATCATCGAAGGCGTCTCGACCACCTTCAATGCGCAGCAGCGCACCCTCGGCTACCAGGACGCCATGAAGGCCGCCGGCGTGACGGTGGTGGGCGTGCAGTCGGGCCAGTGGGAAATCGACAAGGGCAACACGGTGGCCGCCGGCATGATGCGCGAGCACCCCGACCTGAAGGCGCTGCTCGCGGGCAACGACAGCATGGCGCTGGGCGCCGTGGCGGCCGTCAAGGCCGCGGGCAAGACCGGCAAGGTGCTGGTGGTGGGCTACGACAACATCGGCGCCATCAAGCCGATGCTGGCCGACGGCCGCGTGCTCGCCACGGCCGACCAGTTCGCCGCGAAGCAGGCGGTGTTCGGCATCGAGACCGCGCTCAAGGCGCTGGCCGAGAAGAAGCCGCAGTCATCGATGCCCGCCGAAGTGAAGACCGACGTGGTGCTGGTCACCAAGTCATCGGCAAAGTAA
- the ychF gene encoding redox-regulated ATPase YchF → MSLQCGIVGLPNVGKSTLFNALTKAGIAAENYPFCTIEPNVGVVEVPDPRLGALSGIVKPERVVPAIVEFVDIAGLVAGASTGEGLGNKFLAHIRETDATVNVVRCFDDDNVIHVAGKVDPISDIEVIQTELCLADLATVEKALHRHTKVARSGDKEAQKLVGLLERCQAALNENTPVRALEFTKEEQPLVKSFTLITAKPAMFVGNVAEDGFENNPYLDRLREYAAKQGAPVVAICAKIEAELAEMDDEDKKMFLAEIGQDEPGLNRLIRAAYTLLGLQTYFTAGVKEVRAWTIHIGDTGPQAAGVIHGDFEKGYIRAQTISFEDYIAYKGEQGAKDAGKMRSEGKEYVVKDGDVMNFLFSS, encoded by the coding sequence ATGAGTTTGCAATGCGGCATCGTCGGCCTGCCCAACGTCGGTAAATCCACACTTTTCAATGCGTTGACCAAGGCCGGCATCGCGGCGGAAAACTATCCGTTCTGCACCATCGAGCCCAACGTGGGCGTGGTGGAAGTGCCCGATCCGCGGCTTGGCGCATTGAGCGGGATCGTCAAGCCCGAGCGCGTGGTGCCCGCCATCGTCGAGTTCGTCGACATTGCCGGCCTGGTGGCTGGCGCCAGTACGGGCGAGGGCCTGGGCAACAAGTTTCTCGCGCATATCCGCGAAACCGACGCCACCGTGAACGTGGTGCGCTGCTTCGACGACGACAACGTGATCCACGTGGCCGGCAAGGTCGATCCGATCTCCGACATCGAGGTGATCCAGACCGAACTCTGCCTGGCCGACCTCGCCACGGTCGAGAAGGCGCTGCACCGCCACACCAAGGTGGCGCGCTCGGGCGACAAGGAAGCGCAGAAGCTGGTCGGCCTGCTCGAGCGCTGCCAGGCCGCGCTGAACGAGAACACGCCGGTGCGCGCGTTGGAGTTCACCAAGGAAGAGCAGCCGCTGGTCAAGTCGTTCACGCTGATCACCGCCAAGCCCGCGATGTTCGTCGGCAACGTGGCCGAAGACGGTTTCGAGAACAACCCCTACCTCGACCGCCTGCGCGAATATGCGGCCAAGCAGGGCGCCCCCGTGGTCGCCATCTGCGCCAAGATCGAAGCCGAACTCGCCGAGATGGACGACGAGGACAAGAAGATGTTCCTCGCCGAAATCGGCCAGGACGAGCCGGGCCTGAACCGCCTGATCCGCGCGGCCTACACGCTGCTGGGTTTGCAAACCTACTTCACCGCCGGCGTGAAGGAAGTGCGCGCCTGGACCATCCACATCGGCGACACCGGCCCCCAGGCCGCCGGCGTGATCCACGGCGACTTCGAGAAGGGCTACATCCGCGCCCAGACCATCTCGTTCGAGGACTACATCGCCTACAAGGGCGAGCAGGGCGCGAAGGACGCGGGCAAGATGCGTTCGGAAGGCAAGGAATACGTGGTCAAGGACGGCGACGTGATGAACTTCCTGTTCAGTTCGTAA
- a CDS encoding glutathione S-transferase, giving the protein MLTVHHLNNSRSQRVLWLLEELGLPYEIVHYQRDPRTMLAPASLRAVHPLGKSPVVTTDDGLALAESGAVIETLIERHGSGRLAPAAGTPEAVRYRYWLHFAEGSAMSPLLLKLVFDRIESSKMPFFVKPIAKMISGKAKAAIVMPNIENHLNFMEAELGKSEWFAGSEFTGADIQMSFPVEAAQARGGLDAKRPRLMAYLERIHARPAYQRALERGGPYGLLS; this is encoded by the coding sequence ATGCTCACCGTCCACCACCTCAACAACTCGCGCTCGCAGCGCGTGCTTTGGCTGCTTGAAGAACTCGGTCTGCCCTACGAGATCGTCCACTACCAGCGCGATCCCCGGACGATGCTGGCGCCCGCTTCGCTGCGGGCCGTGCATCCGCTCGGCAAGTCGCCGGTGGTGACCACGGACGACGGCCTGGCGCTGGCGGAATCGGGTGCCGTGATCGAAACGCTGATCGAGCGCCATGGCAGCGGCCGGCTGGCGCCCGCGGCGGGCACGCCGGAGGCGGTGCGCTATCGCTACTGGCTGCATTTCGCGGAAGGCTCGGCCATGTCGCCGCTGCTGCTCAAGCTGGTGTTCGACAGGATCGAGAGCAGCAAGATGCCGTTCTTCGTGAAGCCGATCGCGAAGATGATCTCCGGCAAGGCCAAGGCGGCCATCGTCATGCCCAACATCGAGAACCACCTGAACTTCATGGAAGCCGAGCTTGGCAAGAGCGAGTGGTTCGCCGGCAGTGAATTCACGGGTGCCGACATCCAGATGAGTTTTCCGGTGGAGGCCGCGCAGGCACGCGGCGGGCTCGACGCGAAGCGGCCCAGGCTCATGGCGTACCTGGAGCGCATCCACGCGCGCCCGGCCTACCAGCGCGCGCTCGAACGCGGCGGCCCCTACGGCCTGTTGAGCTGA
- a CDS encoding YqaA family protein — protein sequence MQAWLDALLALLALPQYGLSTLFIAAFVSATLLPVGSEPILFGLLKLNPDMFWPAILVATVGNTLGGAVDWWMGYGAHKVADKYSHSKHHVRVLGWLERLGPKACLLSWLPIVGDPLCAVAGWLKLPFWPCLGYMAIGKFLRYVSMTVALLYVFPS from the coding sequence ATGCAAGCCTGGCTCGACGCACTTCTGGCGCTACTCGCGCTTCCGCAATACGGACTCTCCACGCTGTTCATCGCGGCCTTCGTCTCGGCCACGCTGCTGCCGGTGGGCTCGGAGCCCATTCTTTTCGGGCTGCTCAAGCTCAACCCCGACATGTTCTGGCCGGCCATCCTGGTGGCCACGGTGGGCAACACGCTGGGCGGCGCGGTCGACTGGTGGATGGGCTACGGCGCGCACAAGGTGGCCGACAAATACTCGCACTCGAAACATCATGTGCGCGTATTGGGCTGGCTGGAGCGGCTCGGGCCCAAGGCCTGCCTGTTGAGCTGGCTGCCGATCGTGGGCGATCCGCTCTGCGCAGTGGCGGGCTGGCTCAAGCTGCCCTTCTGGCCATGCCTTGGGTACATGGCGATTGGAAAATTCCTGCGCTATGTCAGCATGACGGTCGCGCTGCTCTACGTGTTCCCGTCCTGA
- the dusB gene encoding tRNA dihydrouridine synthase DusB produces MTLQIGTHTLENRLFVAPMAGVTDRPFRMLCRELGAGYAVSEMVTSQKELWNTLKTSRRANHDGEPGPIAVQIAGTDAAMMAEAAVYNIERGAQIIDINMGCPAKKVCNKWAGSALMRDEPLALEIVQAVVDAAEPFNVPVTLKMRTGWSQEHRNAVKLARDFESAGVQMLTVHGRTREQGYKGNAEYDTIAAVKAAVRVPVVANGDIRSPEKARDVLAATGADAVMIGRAAQGRPWIFREISHFLATGTHLAPPLVAEVRRLLLDHLVEHYALYGEFSGVRTARKHIGWYVRTLPDGEAFRARMNTIEDSAAQLSAVGDYFDGLADRMDRMPVYQAAEELSGEEEAACAAD; encoded by the coding sequence ATGACCTTGCAGATCGGCACCCACACGCTGGAAAACCGCTTGTTCGTTGCGCCCATGGCCGGCGTGACGGACCGGCCGTTCCGCATGCTGTGCCGCGAACTCGGCGCGGGCTATGCAGTCAGCGAGATGGTCACGTCGCAGAAGGAACTCTGGAACACGCTCAAGACCTCGCGCCGCGCCAACCACGATGGCGAGCCGGGTCCCATTGCGGTGCAGATTGCCGGCACCGATGCGGCCATGATGGCCGAGGCCGCGGTCTACAACATCGAGCGCGGCGCGCAGATCATCGACATCAACATGGGCTGCCCGGCCAAGAAGGTCTGCAACAAGTGGGCCGGCTCGGCGCTGATGCGCGACGAGCCGCTGGCGCTTGAAATCGTGCAGGCCGTGGTCGATGCGGCAGAGCCGTTCAACGTGCCGGTCACGCTCAAGATGCGCACCGGCTGGAGCCAGGAGCACCGCAATGCGGTGAAGCTCGCGCGCGATTTCGAATCGGCCGGCGTGCAGATGCTCACCGTGCACGGCCGCACCCGCGAGCAAGGCTACAAGGGCAACGCCGAGTACGACACCATTGCCGCCGTGAAGGCCGCGGTGCGCGTGCCGGTGGTGGCCAACGGCGACATCCGCTCGCCCGAGAAGGCGCGCGACGTGCTCGCGGCCACCGGCGCCGACGCGGTGATGATCGGCCGCGCGGCGCAGGGGCGGCCGTGGATCTTCCGCGAGATCTCCCATTTCCTCGCAACGGGCACGCACCTTGCACCACCGCTGGTCGCCGAAGTGCGCCGTCTGCTGCTCGACCACCTGGTGGAGCACTACGCGCTCTACGGCGAGTTCAGCGGCGTGCGCACCGCGCGCAAGCACATCGGCTGGTATGTGCGCACGTTGCCGGACGGTGAAGCTTTCCGCGCGCGGATGAACACCATCGAGGACTCCGCCGCGCAGCTGAGTGCGGTCGGCGATTATTTCGACGGGCTGGCGGACCGCATGGACCGTATGCCCGTATACCAGGCGGCCGAAGAGCTGTCCGGTGAAGAGGAGGCGGCCTGCGCCGCCGATTGA
- a CDS encoding Fis family transcriptional regulator, with product MSKKHIEDCVRTSLDSYFRDLRGTEPDGMYEMLVRVVEKPLLDVVMTRAEGNQSKAAQWLGLNRNTLRKKLVEHKLLK from the coding sequence ATGAGCAAGAAACACATCGAGGACTGCGTGCGCACCAGTCTGGACAGCTACTTTCGCGATCTGCGCGGCACCGAACCCGACGGCATGTACGAGATGCTCGTGCGCGTGGTCGAGAAGCCCCTGCTCGACGTCGTGATGACGCGCGCCGAGGGCAACCAGTCGAAGGCTGCGCAATGGCTGGGCCTGAATCGCAACACGCTTCGCAAGAAGCTGGTCGAACACAAACTTCTGAAATAA